The following coding sequences lie in one Monomorium pharaonis isolate MP-MQ-018 chromosome 1, ASM1337386v2, whole genome shotgun sequence genomic window:
- the LOC105829644 gene encoding NF-kappa-B-activating protein isoform X2, translating to MSTNINKANKMYALVEFLNGSKKECAVVPLIWLIEDLKICYWPKTKTEQAFEKLVLDNVPYDSTWYKFKAHRILKTLEDYNAIIKYMEIILEHGSTEDDGTGISDVSLKQKLQPCYDGEDSNTSESDDCDYAKRRQKNPKHLKDKSDSDSSDVSIVKNKQKERFDEEEKSKDDYEVDTKKSKKNLKNSKDMSDSDSSHESIVKNKRKERRFDEAEK from the exons atgtctacaaacataaataaagcaaataaaatgtatgctCTCGTGGAGTTTTTAAATGGAAGCAAAAAAGAATGTGCCGTTGTGCCACTGATATGGCTCATAGAAGACCTGAAAATTTGTTATTGGCCGAAAACAAAAACTGAACAAGCGTTTGAAAAACTTGTCTTAGATAATGTACCGTACGACTCAACATGGTACAAATTTAAAGCTCACAGAATATTAAAGACTTTAG AAGATTACAATgccattataaaatatatggagATTATCTTGGAGCATGGATCAACAGAAGATGACGGAACAGGTATTTCGGACGTATCTCTGAAACAGAAATTGCAACCATGCTATGATGGGGAGGATTCCAATACTTCAGAATCCGATGACTGTGATTATGCTAAAAGGCGTCAAAAGAATCCAAAACATTTGAAAGATAAGTCGGATTCCGATTCCTCCGACGTATCAATTGTAAAGAATAAACAAAAGGAAAGGTTtgatgaagaagaaaaatcaAAAGATGACTATGAAGTAGATActaaaaagagtaaaaaaaatctgaaaaattcgAAAGACATGTCTGATTCCGATTCCTCCCACGAATCGATTGTAAAGAACAAACGGAAGGAAAGGAGATTTGATGAAgcagaaaaatga